The proteins below come from a single Natrinema sp. SYSU A 869 genomic window:
- a CDS encoding ATP-dependent helicase, translating into MTTTDTTVTRLFGGPGSGKTTALLDRVEAILEQDGVTFRDILVVSYTRAAAQEIRERLAERLDESPRALQGNVCTMHAKAYELLDLSRSDVIGESDKEEFCDEYGIEYEDEYSGAGRRTARSTTIGNKIIATSQWLQRTSREVTDWYDVPFQWDEEEIRLPPEIDPNAQEGNKYTPTWPSDDDRIDVPEAIRAWRSYKGEHGKIGFADMLERVEQRSLLPSVDYLVIDEFQDITTLQYDVYEEWKPHMEQVLIAGDDDQVVYSWQGADPALLLDEEVDEDVILPNSYRLPSNVLNAVNKEIRHIDQRQDKDLKPRTEGGSVEARTNGSMLDVVRMVRRTLVEGDDTVMVLFRARYQMFQFIDEFITEGVPFTSLTDQRMWTDRLTQYVRAVEAIDAGEDVTGLQARRLADMLQESAFGTKERDDLFDDIDDRQEEAGIEDLEELMIPAEVIEDHAPFMPGPGSAADMLRKVTNFQKKSIRSYFAIGEYQGMDTDRVRVGTIHSAKGREADHVLVGTDLTEKVVEQMVATVDDPKDIPACEEFTKTTSPVPVLTDNERRVFYVGMSRARERLVLLENLVDGAPTLPVDVLLKNQLTDSTLEELIEQAQEPVPDADADEIEPEAEAP; encoded by the coding sequence ATGACTACGACGGACACGACGGTTACCCGCCTGTTCGGTGGTCCGGGAAGCGGTAAGACGACCGCCCTTCTCGACCGCGTCGAAGCTATTCTCGAGCAGGACGGCGTCACCTTTCGCGACATTCTTGTCGTCTCGTATACACGAGCGGCGGCCCAGGAGATTCGGGAACGCCTCGCCGAGCGACTCGACGAAAGCCCACGTGCACTCCAAGGCAACGTCTGTACGATGCACGCAAAGGCCTACGAGCTGCTCGATCTCTCTCGAAGCGACGTCATCGGCGAATCCGACAAAGAGGAGTTCTGCGATGAGTACGGCATCGAGTACGAGGACGAGTATTCGGGTGCCGGCCGCCGTACTGCGCGGTCGACGACGATCGGCAACAAGATCATCGCGACGAGCCAGTGGCTCCAGCGGACCAGCCGTGAGGTAACCGACTGGTACGATGTCCCCTTCCAGTGGGACGAAGAAGAGATCCGTCTTCCGCCCGAAATCGATCCCAATGCCCAAGAAGGCAACAAGTACACGCCAACCTGGCCCAGCGACGACGACCGGATCGATGTTCCTGAAGCGATCCGCGCATGGCGCTCCTACAAGGGCGAACACGGCAAGATCGGCTTCGCCGACATGCTCGAGCGAGTCGAACAGCGCTCGCTGCTGCCAAGCGTCGACTATCTGGTCATCGACGAGTTCCAGGACATCACTACACTGCAGTACGACGTCTACGAGGAGTGGAAACCCCACATGGAGCAGGTCCTGATCGCCGGCGACGACGACCAGGTCGTCTACTCCTGGCAGGGTGCCGATCCCGCACTCCTCCTCGATGAAGAGGTCGACGAGGACGTCATTCTTCCGAACTCCTACCGACTGCCGTCGAACGTCCTCAACGCGGTCAACAAGGAAATCCGACACATCGACCAGCGCCAAGATAAGGACCTCAAGCCGCGCACCGAAGGCGGTTCCGTCGAGGCCCGCACGAACGGCTCGATGCTTGACGTGGTCCGGATGGTCCGACGAACGCTCGTCGAGGGCGACGATACCGTAATGGTGTTGTTCCGGGCGCGCTACCAGATGTTCCAGTTCATCGACGAGTTCATCACCGAGGGCGTTCCGTTCACATCGCTGACCGACCAGCGGATGTGGACCGACCGACTCACGCAGTACGTCCGGGCGGTTGAGGCAATCGACGCCGGCGAGGATGTCACCGGCCTTCAGGCTCGCCGACTCGCCGACATGCTCCAGGAGTCGGCCTTCGGTACCAAGGAACGCGACGATCTCTTCGACGACATCGACGATCGGCAGGAGGAAGCCGGTATCGAGGACTTAGAGGAGCTCATGATCCCCGCCGAGGTTATCGAGGACCACGCCCCGTTCATGCCCGGTCCCGGATCGGCTGCCGACATGCTCCGGAAAGTCACCAACTTCCAGAAGAAGAGCATCCGATCGTACTTCGCGATCGGCGAGTATCAGGGGATGGACACCGACCGCGTCCGCGTCGGCACAATCCACTCCGCAAAGGGTCGCGAGGCCGACCACGTCCTCGTCGGAACGGACCTCACGGAAAAGGTCGTCGAGCAGATGGTCGCTACCGTCGACGACCCCAAGGATATTCCCGCCTGCGAGGAATTCACTAAGACCACCTCGCCGGTACCGGTGCTGACCGATAACGAACGCCGGGTCTTCTACGTCGGCATGTCTCGGGCCCGCGAACGACTCGTCTTGCTCGAGAACCTCGTCGACGGCGCGCCGACGCTGCCGGTCGACGTCCTGCTCAAGAATCAGCTGACCGATTCGACACTCGAGGAACTGATCGAGCAGGCCCAGGAACCCGTCCCCGATGCGGATGCAGACGAGATCGAGCCCGAAGCTGAAGCGCCGTGA
- a CDS encoding HVO_0416 family zinc finger protein: protein MATSPNDAGDDVIDQFLSDRGHSVERVGWEQEYNKKQCPECGGLHDTSASSCTVCGWQPAP from the coding sequence ATGGCAACCTCACCCAATGATGCCGGTGACGACGTCATCGATCAATTCCTGTCCGATCGCGGTCACTCGGTCGAACGAGTAGGGTGGGAGCAGGAGTATAACAAGAAGCAGTGTCCTGAATGTGGTGGCCTCCACGATACGTCTGCGAGTTCCTGTACCGTCTGCGGGTGGCAACCGGCTCCCTGA
- the moeB gene encoding molybdopterin-synthase adenylyltransferase MoeB: MSDLRLNATQLDRYSRHVIMDEIGPEGQQRLLEGSVLVVGAGGLGSPAIQYLAAAGVGRLGIVDDDVVERSNLQRQIVHGDADVGRPKVESAADYVAALNPDIDVETHEVRVTADTVDDLVTEYDVVLDASDNFATRYLLNDHCVLTETPLFHGAIYRFEGQITSFTNERGGDDSPPCYRCIFPEAPEPGTVPDCATTGVLGVLPGTVGCIQATEVVKYLLGKGELLEGRLLMYDAMDMSFEEVPVRPNPACPVCGDDPEIESVSDVAYEGTCGISAD; this comes from the coding sequence ATGAGCGATCTGCGCCTGAACGCGACCCAACTCGATCGCTACTCGAGACACGTCATCATGGACGAAATCGGCCCCGAGGGCCAGCAACGGTTGCTCGAGGGTTCCGTCCTGGTCGTCGGCGCGGGCGGCCTGGGTTCGCCGGCAATCCAGTACCTCGCCGCGGCCGGTGTCGGCCGGCTGGGGATCGTCGACGACGATGTCGTCGAACGGTCGAACCTGCAACGACAGATCGTCCACGGCGACGCCGACGTCGGCCGGCCGAAAGTCGAGAGCGCCGCCGATTACGTCGCGGCATTGAATCCCGACATCGACGTCGAGACCCATGAGGTCCGCGTCACGGCCGACACCGTCGACGACCTCGTCACCGAATACGACGTCGTCCTTGATGCCAGCGACAACTTCGCCACTCGCTACCTGCTTAACGACCATTGTGTCCTCACTGAGACGCCGCTGTTCCACGGTGCGATCTACCGATTCGAGGGACAGATCACCTCCTTTACGAACGAGCGTGGCGGCGACGACTCGCCGCCGTGTTACCGGTGTATCTTCCCCGAAGCCCCGGAGCCCGGCACCGTCCCCGACTGCGCTACGACGGGCGTGCTCGGCGTCCTCCCCGGAACCGTCGGCTGCATCCAGGCCACTGAGGTGGTCAAGTACCTCCTCGGGAAGGGCGAACTACTCGAGGGACGACTCCTCATGTACGACGCGATGGACATGAGCTTCGAGGAGGTTCCCGTCCGGCCGAACCCGGCGTGTCCGGTCTGTGGCGACGACCCCGAAATCGAGTCGGTTTCGGATGTGGCCTACGAGGGGACCTGCGGGATTTCGGCCGACTGA
- a CDS encoding DUF5518 domain-containing protein: MPPLRNTLADLTDERFRTALLLGLASIPFTVALSWESAPTSFSVTAVVAAGLLAGLHYADRSAENGDVGLLEGYRYGKRPAASHRAGIVTGVVGSVPAVGWAIVYMFELAWTLPGWQGAVAAVLLPAAVPFVAALFALSGGVGAAVGDWLAARIDRDRDKASRANSDSDGDVSGWWWWVAAYIVFAPAVLLYIFGVGPESGAGLALSVLALVVLVPFSVFVAIALLKDAITLGEVGRDWVPNYWVYVGAPLGAYAVAYLAATLGQSTNPSGVGVYVFLIALWLSSIVYLDHRRRYADTP, encoded by the coding sequence ATGCCGCCGCTTCGCAACACCCTCGCGGACCTGACCGACGAGCGGTTTCGAACGGCGCTCCTCCTCGGGCTCGCGTCGATCCCGTTTACCGTCGCCCTCTCGTGGGAGTCCGCGCCGACGTCGTTTTCGGTGACGGCCGTCGTCGCAGCCGGGCTGCTCGCCGGTCTTCACTACGCCGACCGATCGGCGGAGAACGGCGATGTCGGCCTGCTCGAGGGGTATCGCTACGGCAAGCGACCGGCTGCGAGCCACCGGGCCGGGATCGTCACCGGCGTCGTCGGGTCCGTGCCGGCGGTCGGCTGGGCCATCGTCTACATGTTCGAGCTCGCGTGGACCCTGCCGGGATGGCAGGGTGCGGTCGCCGCCGTCCTGCTTCCAGCCGCCGTCCCGTTCGTCGCTGCACTCTTCGCACTGTCGGGTGGGGTCGGCGCGGCCGTCGGGGACTGGCTGGCCGCGCGAATCGATCGGGATCGAGACAAGGCGTCGCGGGCAAATTCGGACTCGGACGGCGATGTCTCCGGCTGGTGGTGGTGGGTCGCAGCATACATCGTCTTCGCTCCGGCGGTGTTGCTCTACATCTTCGGCGTCGGGCCCGAGAGCGGTGCCGGACTCGCCCTCTCGGTGCTGGCGCTGGTCGTGCTGGTTCCGTTCTCCGTCTTCGTCGCCATCGCGCTCTTGAAGGACGCGATCACTCTTGGCGAAGTGGGACGAGACTGGGTGCCCAACTACTGGGTGTACGTCGGCGCGCCGCTTGGAGCCTACGCGGTCGCGTATCTGGCGGCGACGCTCGGCCAGTCGACGAACCCGTCCGGGGTCGGCGTCTACGTGTTCTTGATCGCGCTCTGGCTCTCGTCGATCGTCTATCTCGACCATCGGCGGCGGTACGCCGACACGCCGTAA
- a CDS encoding SDR family oxidoreductase, whose translation MDFELDGNSALVTASSSGLGFASAQALAEEGANVAICGRDAERLEDARQDLEETATGDVIAVQTDLTDPDDVSHLVSETVDAFGGIDHLVTSSGGPPSTTFLETDEQAWYQAYDLLVMSVVWTIEETYDHLLESDHGTITCITSRTVQEVADGLLLSNSVRRSVIGLVKTVSREFAPEIRANAVLPGTIETPRIEELIEAGVERGTYDDYEAGLTAMADDIPMDRIGEPRELGDVVAFLSSPHASFVNGAEIPIDGGLLRS comes from the coding sequence ATGGACTTCGAACTCGACGGCAACAGCGCACTGGTGACCGCCTCTTCGAGCGGCCTCGGCTTCGCGAGTGCACAGGCACTCGCCGAGGAGGGTGCAAACGTCGCGATCTGTGGGCGCGACGCGGAGCGACTCGAGGACGCACGTCAGGACCTCGAGGAGACGGCGACGGGCGACGTGATCGCCGTCCAGACGGATCTCACGGATCCTGACGACGTCTCGCATCTCGTGAGCGAGACAGTCGACGCCTTCGGGGGGATCGATCACCTCGTTACCTCCTCGGGCGGCCCGCCGAGTACCACCTTCCTCGAGACCGACGAACAGGCCTGGTACCAGGCCTACGACCTGCTGGTGATGAGCGTTGTCTGGACAATCGAGGAAACCTACGACCACCTCCTCGAGTCCGACCACGGGACGATTACCTGCATCACCTCTCGCACCGTCCAGGAGGTCGCGGACGGCTTGCTGCTCTCGAACTCGGTACGTCGGAGCGTGATCGGCCTCGTCAAAACGGTCTCCCGCGAGTTCGCGCCGGAGATCCGGGCCAACGCGGTCCTCCCGGGGACGATCGAGACGCCCCGAATCGAGGAACTCATCGAGGCCGGCGTCGAGCGCGGGACGTACGACGACTACGAGGCGGGGCTGACGGCGATGGCGGACGACATTCCGATGGACCGCATCGGCGAGCCCCGAGAGCTCGGGGACGTCGTCGCCTTCCTCTCGAGTCCGCACGCGAGTTTCGTCAACGGAGCCGAGATTCCGATCGACGGCGGGCTGTTACGGAGCTGA
- the sugE gene encoding quaternary ammonium compound efflux SMR transporter SugE, whose amino-acid sequence MSWPLLFVAGLFEIAWAIGLHYSEGLSKPVPTVGTAVALLLSMVLLARAVRDLPIGTAYAVWTGIGAVGTATLGIVLLDEPATLARLAFLSLIVVGIVGLNLVSGGH is encoded by the coding sequence ATGTCCTGGCCGCTCCTGTTCGTCGCCGGACTGTTCGAAATCGCGTGGGCAATCGGGTTACACTACTCGGAGGGACTCTCGAAACCGGTACCGACGGTCGGAACGGCCGTCGCGCTCCTTCTGAGCATGGTCCTTCTCGCACGGGCAGTCCGGGACCTCCCTATCGGAACCGCATATGCAGTCTGGACCGGGATCGGCGCGGTCGGAACGGCGACGCTTGGGATCGTCCTGCTCGACGAACCCGCGACCCTCGCTCGGCTCGCGTTTCTGTCACTCATCGTCGTCGGAATCGTCGGCCTCAATCTCGTCTCAGGCGGTCACTGA
- a CDS encoding Tfx family DNA-binding protein, which translates to MIDDVEELLEDIGFDPETSVLTYRQAQVLSLRERGISQADIAEALGTSRANVSSIESSARENVSKARETVAFAEALRAPVRVRVPSGTDLYDVPQLVYDACDEAGVKVDHTAPDLMKVVSDAAGPAVTGRQVSTPLIVGVTSEGMVRVRHQD; encoded by the coding sequence GTGATCGACGACGTCGAAGAACTCCTCGAGGATATCGGGTTCGATCCGGAGACGAGCGTGTTGACCTACCGGCAGGCACAGGTGCTCTCCCTGCGCGAGCGCGGCATTTCCCAGGCTGACATCGCCGAAGCGCTCGGCACCTCGCGGGCGAACGTCTCTTCAATCGAGTCCAGCGCTCGCGAGAACGTCTCGAAGGCCCGCGAAACGGTTGCGTTCGCGGAGGCGCTTCGCGCGCCAGTCCGGGTTCGCGTGCCGTCCGGAACCGATCTTTACGACGTCCCGCAACTGGTCTACGACGCCTGTGACGAGGCCGGCGTCAAGGTCGACCACACCGCACCAGATCTGATGAAGGTCGTCAGCGATGCTGCGGGACCGGCGGTCACCGGCCGGCAGGTATCGACGCCGCTGATCGTCGGCGTGACGTCGGAGGGCATGGTTCGGGTTCGACATCAAGACTGA
- a CDS encoding MBL fold metallo-hydrolase, with the protein MERISLSNSAFEGDNNAYLFADGSETVLIDTGDWMATTREQLEAALSERGLEFADIDRVFLTHWHHDHCGLAGEIQAESGAAVYVHADDAALVEGDEEAWDAMYDRQKQYFAEWGMPDDQQAVLLERMNHGETSVETPTVTPFADGDTFSFDDTELEVVHTSGHAAGLSMFEADLDSGREVFSGDALLPVYTPNVGGADVRVERPLAKYLRALQGIVDADYARAWPGHREPIDNPADRAHHIIDHHEERSWRVLDALDRLGPCDTWTVSADLFGDLDGIHILHGPGESYAHLEHLERAGTVVREGTKYRLADGVSDALAATAGERWTLEY; encoded by the coding sequence ATGGAACGCATTTCGCTCTCGAACTCGGCGTTCGAAGGTGACAACAACGCCTACCTCTTTGCCGACGGCTCGGAGACGGTCCTGATCGATACCGGCGACTGGATGGCGACGACTCGCGAGCAACTCGAGGCGGCCCTGTCCGAGCGCGGGCTCGAATTCGCCGATATCGACCGAGTCTTTCTGACGCACTGGCACCACGATCACTGCGGGCTGGCTGGCGAGATTCAGGCCGAGAGCGGTGCCGCGGTGTACGTCCACGCCGACGACGCGGCGCTCGTCGAGGGCGACGAGGAGGCCTGGGACGCGATGTACGACCGTCAGAAGCAGTACTTCGCGGAGTGGGGGATGCCCGACGACCAGCAAGCAGTCCTGCTCGAGCGCATGAATCATGGCGAGACGTCGGTCGAGACGCCGACCGTAACGCCGTTCGCGGACGGTGACACCTTCTCGTTCGACGATACCGAACTCGAGGTTGTTCACACGTCCGGGCACGCCGCCGGCCTCAGCATGTTCGAGGCAGACCTCGACAGTGGTCGAGAGGTCTTCTCCGGTGACGCATTGTTGCCCGTCTACACGCCCAACGTCGGCGGTGCTGACGTCCGCGTTGAGCGCCCGCTCGCAAAGTACCTCCGCGCGCTCCAGGGGATCGTCGACGCCGATTACGCTCGGGCGTGGCCGGGGCATCGCGAGCCGATCGACAACCCCGCTGACCGCGCCCATCATATCATCGATCACCACGAGGAACGCTCTTGGCGAGTCCTCGACGCGCTGGACCGGCTCGGTCCCTGTGACACGTGGACCGTCAGCGCCGACCTGTTCGGCGACCTCGACGGGATCCACATCCTTCACGGCCCCGGCGAGTCCTACGCGCACCTAGAACACCTCGAGCGAGCGGGGACCGTCGTCCGCGAGGGCACCAAGTATCGACTTGCCGACGGCGTTTCGGATGCACTAGCCGCGACCGCCGGGGAGCGCTGGACCCTCGAGTACTGA
- a CDS encoding TRAM domain-containing protein — protein sequence MADCPLADDCPEFSERISGMGCQHYGDRGGKEWCNHYGQPIEDLKTQPVKSGEEVVIDVVDMHESGAGVGRTEDGFIVMVDGVLPEARARVEITRVHSNHARAEELELLPMDPDSEDVDVDGDEAVDTDVDGDVAAEDETDDGDDSPDRERLGSRDNFWGS from the coding sequence ATGGCAGACTGTCCACTCGCCGACGACTGCCCGGAATTCTCCGAACGGATTTCGGGAATGGGATGTCAACACTACGGTGACCGGGGTGGCAAGGAGTGGTGCAACCACTACGGCCAGCCGATCGAGGATCTCAAGACACAGCCGGTCAAGTCTGGCGAGGAAGTCGTCATCGACGTCGTCGACATGCACGAAAGCGGTGCCGGCGTCGGCCGAACCGAAGACGGGTTCATCGTGATGGTCGACGGCGTCCTGCCGGAAGCCCGTGCGCGAGTCGAGATCACGCGGGTTCACAGCAATCATGCACGCGCCGAGGAACTCGAGCTCCTGCCGATGGACCCCGACAGTGAGGACGTGGACGTGGACGGAGACGAGGCGGTCGACACGGATGTAGACGGGGATGTCGCAGCCGAAGACGAAACGGACGATGGCGATGACAGCCCCGACCGCGAGCGACTCGGCAGCCGCGATAACTTCTGGGGCTCGTAA
- a CDS encoding electron transfer flavoprotein subunit beta/FixA family protein — MKILVTVKEVATVEDEFEIEGTEIAAQYLGADLNEWDDYAIEEAVQLQEDGIADEVVTVTIGPEECEQTIRQALAKGADRAVRVWDDALEDVDLLDVNAKTEILSAVIEAEDPDLVLSGVQAGDDSFAATGVSVAENLGFQWGAVVNHLEHDLDDEIASVRRELEGGVEELTDVELPAVLTIQTGINEPRYASLRGIRQAQRKELDVKDLADISVDESTIETELELTDMYEPESESDATVWEGSADETASELGELLRDKGVAQ; from the coding sequence ATGAAAATTCTCGTTACGGTCAAAGAGGTGGCGACCGTCGAAGACGAGTTCGAAATCGAGGGAACCGAAATCGCGGCCCAGTACCTCGGTGCCGACCTCAACGAGTGGGACGATTACGCGATCGAAGAGGCCGTTCAGCTCCAGGAAGACGGCATCGCCGACGAAGTCGTGACGGTCACCATTGGTCCGGAAGAGTGCGAACAGACCATCCGACAGGCCCTCGCAAAGGGTGCTGACCGTGCCGTCCGCGTCTGGGACGACGCCTTAGAGGACGTCGACCTGCTCGACGTCAACGCCAAGACGGAGATCCTCAGCGCCGTTATCGAGGCGGAAGACCCCGACCTCGTGCTCTCGGGCGTGCAGGCCGGCGACGACAGCTTCGCTGCGACTGGCGTCTCGGTTGCCGAGAACCTCGGCTTCCAGTGGGGAGCCGTCGTCAACCACCTCGAGCACGATCTCGACGACGAAATCGCCTCCGTGCGACGCGAACTCGAGGGCGGCGTCGAGGAGCTGACTGACGTCGAGCTCCCGGCCGTCCTGACGATCCAGACGGGTATCAACGAGCCGCGCTACGCCAGCCTCCGTGGCATCCGACAGGCCCAGCGCAAGGAACTCGACGTAAAGGACCTGGCCGACATCAGCGTCGACGAGAGCACCATCGAAACCGAACTCGAGCTGACGGACATGTACGAGCCCGAAAGCGAGAGCGACGCGACCGTCTGGGAGGGAAGCGCCGACGAGACCGCCTCGGAGCTCGGTGAACTGCTCCGCGACAAGGGGGTGGCACAATGA
- a CDS encoding electron transfer flavoprotein subunit alpha/FixB family protein: protein MTDVLAVADHRRGELRDVSYELITAGRQLADETGGDLHLTVISGTVDDFAEKCNREGVDAIHTVDHGEEFNHDVYTQAITQLYDELAPQYVLTPNSVNGLDYAPAIADRLDLPVVTDTIDLDNDGETLVATREMYGGKVETTNELTGDAVITIRGAEWPAAEGTGDATIEAFDADIDEDAIGSTVNGFEEVGGGDVDISEAELLVSIGRGIEEEENLDLIRDLADALGATLSSSRPIVDNGWLPKNRQVGQSGKVVTPDVYIAIGISGAVQHVAGMKGSDTIIAINTDPNAPIMDIADYAIVDDLFDVVPELIDEFE from the coding sequence ATGACGGATGTCCTCGCAGTCGCAGACCACCGCCGCGGCGAACTGCGCGACGTCAGCTACGAGCTCATCACGGCCGGCCGCCAACTCGCCGACGAAACTGGCGGCGACCTCCACCTCACAGTCATCAGCGGCACCGTCGACGACTTCGCCGAGAAGTGCAACCGCGAGGGCGTCGACGCTATCCACACCGTCGACCACGGTGAGGAGTTCAACCACGATGTCTACACGCAGGCGATCACGCAGCTCTACGACGAACTCGCCCCCCAATACGTCCTGACGCCCAACAGCGTCAACGGACTCGATTACGCGCCTGCAATCGCCGACCGGCTCGACCTGCCGGTCGTCACCGACACGATCGATCTCGACAACGACGGCGAGACGCTTGTCGCGACCCGCGAGATGTACGGTGGCAAGGTCGAGACGACGAATGAACTCACCGGCGACGCGGTCATCACGATCCGCGGTGCCGAGTGGCCGGCTGCGGAAGGTACCGGCGACGCCACGATCGAGGCCTTCGACGCGGACATCGACGAGGACGCGATCGGCTCGACCGTCAACGGATTCGAGGAAGTCGGCGGCGGCGACGTCGACATCAGCGAGGCCGAACTCCTCGTCTCGATCGGCCGCGGCATCGAGGAAGAGGAGAACCTCGACCTGATCCGCGACCTTGCCGACGCGCTGGGCGCGACGCTGTCGTCCTCGCGCCCGATCGTCGACAACGGCTGGCTGCCCAAGAACCGACAGGTCGGCCAGTCCGGGAAGGTCGTCACCCCCGATGTCTACATCGCCATCGGTATCTCCGGCGCGGTACAGCACGTCGCTGGGATGAAAGGCTCCGATACGATCATTGCGATCAACACGGACCCCAACGCGCCGATCATGGACATTGCCGACTACGCGATCGTCGACGACCTCTTCGACGTCGTGCCGGAACTCATCGACGAGTTCGAATAA
- a CDS encoding polyprenyl synthetase family protein, translated as MELLERRRALIEERLIEVVEGVEPETLSEEVRHVALSGGKRVRPMVTLLACETVGGRAEDAVEFGVGIELVHSASLVVDDIIDRSELRRGTTSAWAEFGHGPAIITSDGLLGEAFALFSANPDATRVVAEAMVELGIGEATELSAEPANEEEYMTLARRKTGALFRAAAELGAIAADSDPVTVEALGEYAERVGVAFQIRDDVLDAIADPEELGKPTGHDAALERPSVVQVTDLTPDEANTHARREADRAIDALDRVEVADPEARQYLLDLAEFVVEREQ; from the coding sequence ATGGAACTGCTGGAGCGCCGACGGGCGCTGATCGAGGAGCGTCTTATCGAGGTAGTCGAGGGTGTCGAACCCGAGACGCTCAGCGAGGAAGTTCGCCATGTCGCGCTCTCGGGCGGGAAGCGCGTCCGACCGATGGTGACGCTACTTGCCTGTGAGACGGTCGGCGGACGGGCCGAGGACGCGGTCGAGTTCGGCGTCGGTATCGAACTCGTCCACAGTGCCTCGCTCGTCGTCGACGACATCATTGATCGCTCGGAGCTGCGACGCGGGACGACCAGCGCCTGGGCTGAGTTCGGCCACGGCCCGGCGATCATTACCAGCGACGGGCTGTTGGGCGAGGCGTTCGCGCTCTTTTCGGCGAATCCGGACGCCACGCGCGTCGTCGCCGAGGCGATGGTCGAACTCGGCATCGGCGAGGCGACCGAGCTGTCGGCCGAGCCCGCAAACGAAGAGGAGTATATGACGCTGGCGCGTCGCAAGACGGGTGCACTGTTCCGAGCTGCGGCCGAACTCGGAGCGATCGCCGCTGACTCCGATCCCGTTACCGTCGAGGCACTCGGCGAGTACGCCGAACGGGTCGGTGTCGCCTTCCAAATCAGGGACGACGTGTTAGACGCCATCGCCGATCCCGAGGAACTCGGCAAACCGACCGGCCACGACGCCGCCTTAGAGCGCCCGTCGGTCGTTCAGGTGACCGATCTCACGCCCGACGAGGCAAACACCCACGCCCGGCGGGAAGCCGACCGGGCAATCGACGCCTTAGATCGGGTCGAGGTCGCCGATCCCGAGGCGCGGCAGTATCTCCTCGATCTCGCCGAATTCGTCGTCGAGCGAGAACAATAG